The proteins below come from a single Halomonas binhaiensis genomic window:
- the tsaD gene encoding tRNA (adenosine(37)-N6)-threonylcarbamoyltransferase complex transferase subunit TsaD — protein sequence MRVLGIETSCDETGVAIYDTEHGLLADTLHSQVAMHADYGGVVPELASRDHTRRLLPLIDEVLDQANMSRHDIDAIAYTAGPGLVGALMVGASTAHGMARALGIHVLGIHHMEGHLLAPMLEDEPPAFPFVALLVSGGHTQLVRVDGIGCYTLLGESVDDAAGEAFDKVAKMLDLDYPGGPRVAALAENGDPKRLRFPRPMTDRPGLDFSFSGLKTHTLTTIREFERRHELDDQARCDIARAFEEAVADTLAIKCRRALEQTGLKRLVVAGGVSANVRLRTRLDEQSRKQGARVFYPRGRFCTDNGAMIAYAGAQRLAAGERDEVGQMKAVPRWPMDTLASPKGQASPKGQESPKGQEPPKDQESSKG from the coding sequence ATGCGCGTATTAGGCATCGAAACCTCCTGCGATGAAACCGGTGTCGCTATCTACGACACTGAGCATGGCCTGCTGGCTGACACTTTGCATAGCCAGGTGGCAATGCATGCGGATTATGGCGGCGTAGTGCCGGAACTGGCTTCGCGCGATCATACCCGACGCCTGCTGCCACTGATTGATGAGGTTCTGGATCAGGCCAATATGAGCCGCCACGATATCGATGCCATTGCCTACACCGCAGGTCCTGGCCTGGTGGGAGCCCTGATGGTTGGCGCCAGCACGGCGCACGGCATGGCCCGCGCACTCGGTATTCATGTACTTGGTATTCACCATATGGAAGGCCACCTTCTGGCCCCCATGCTGGAAGACGAGCCTCCGGCCTTCCCCTTTGTCGCCCTTCTGGTTTCAGGCGGCCACACCCAACTGGTACGAGTGGATGGTATTGGCTGCTACACGCTGCTCGGAGAATCCGTGGACGATGCCGCCGGCGAGGCTTTCGACAAGGTCGCCAAGATGCTCGACCTTGATTATCCCGGTGGCCCAAGAGTCGCGGCCCTGGCCGAAAACGGCGACCCAAAACGCTTGCGTTTCCCTCGCCCAATGACAGACCGCCCAGGCCTGGATTTCAGCTTTTCAGGCCTCAAGACACACACACTGACCACCATTCGCGAATTCGAGCGACGCCATGAGCTTGATGATCAGGCCAGATGCGATATCGCCCGAGCCTTTGAAGAAGCGGTAGCCGACACCCTGGCGATAAAATGCCGTCGAGCGCTGGAGCAGACCGGGCTCAAGCGTTTGGTAGTGGCAGGTGGAGTCAGTGCCAATGTGCGCTTGCGTACTCGACTCGACGAGCAAAGCCGCAAACAAGGTGCTCGCGTGTTCTATCCCCGAGGTCGCTTCTGCACCGATAACGGCGCCATGATCGCGTATGCCGGAGCTCAGCGCCTGGCTGCAGGAGAACGCGACGAGGTCGGACAGATGAAAGCTGTACCACGCTGGCCAATGGACACCTTGGCATCACCAAAAGGTCAGGCATCACCAAAAGGTCAGGAATCACCGAAGGGTCAGGAACCGCCCAAAGATCAGGAATCATCGAAAGGCTGA
- the rpsU gene encoding 30S ribosomal protein S21: MPSVKVRDNEPFDVALRRFKRSCEKAGVLSEVRRREQYEKPTAERKRKAAAAVKRHAKKLQRERKRFERLY, from the coding sequence ATGCCTTCTGTCAAAGTACGTGATAACGAGCCGTTTGACGTCGCTCTGCGTCGCTTCAAGCGTTCCTGTGAAAAAGCCGGCGTTCTGTCCGAAGTTCGTCGTCGTGAGCAGTACGAGAAGCCGACTGCCGAGCGCAAGCGCAAGGCTGCTGCCGCTGTAAAGCGTCACGCCAAGAAGCTCCAGCGTGAGCGTAAGCGTTTCGAACGTCTCTATTGA
- the dnaG gene encoding DNA primase, whose product MAGQIPQRFIDDLLARVDVVEVVGERVKLKKAGRNHSGLCPFHQEKSPSFTVSADKQFYHCFGCGAHGNALRFLMEYDKLRFPEAVEQLAARVGMEIPREGRDDPQAQAREKKRKEGVNLLEMSASFFRERLKMPEGQGAREYLERRGLSLEVQRTFGIGYAPGQWDALKQHLGGQGVAEGLQVEYGLLVQHEDSGRTYDRFRDRVVFPIRDIRGRTLGFGGRVLGDAKPKYLNSPETPVFHKGRELYGLYEARQANHRLERLLIVEGYMDVVALAQFGIVNAVATLGTATTEDHLQRLFRLVGEVVFCFDGDKAGRQAAARALETVLPQMIDGRQARFLFLPEGEDPDTLVRKEGAKAFEDRITCASPLSEFLFDQAAQGRDLARVEDRERYASQVLAAIERLPQGVLKSLMLTELSRRTGVDESRFEALMASHQRQPEAMTGVDAAPAEEGLVFEEPISGGGEGVAPSGMSRGKRQGAGLGLMARALQLLVHEPRLFESLPEDDGWCMGDDDDSRLCREVIGLLRAGGYASAQVLLMHFHGSQDGERLAALARRELLIPVAARRAELEGLVEYFRRRQRQRSPEEELDALLAKDRAGERLGREERERLMALLTEVRG is encoded by the coding sequence ATGGCCGGTCAGATTCCTCAGCGCTTCATCGATGATCTTCTGGCTCGTGTCGATGTCGTCGAGGTGGTGGGTGAGCGTGTCAAGCTGAAGAAAGCGGGGCGCAATCACTCAGGGCTATGTCCCTTTCATCAGGAAAAGAGTCCTTCATTCACTGTAAGTGCTGACAAGCAGTTCTATCACTGCTTCGGTTGCGGTGCTCATGGTAATGCTCTGCGCTTCCTGATGGAGTATGACAAGCTGCGCTTTCCCGAGGCGGTCGAGCAGTTGGCTGCTCGCGTCGGTATGGAAATACCGCGGGAAGGCCGTGATGACCCTCAGGCCCAGGCTCGGGAGAAAAAGCGCAAGGAAGGCGTCAACCTGCTGGAAATGTCGGCCAGCTTCTTCCGTGAACGGCTGAAAATGCCTGAAGGGCAGGGGGCTAGAGAATATCTGGAGCGTCGCGGGCTCTCGCTGGAAGTTCAGCGGACGTTCGGCATTGGATACGCTCCGGGGCAGTGGGATGCATTGAAGCAGCATCTCGGCGGTCAAGGTGTTGCCGAAGGCTTGCAGGTAGAGTACGGCCTGCTGGTGCAGCACGAGGACAGCGGCCGCACCTATGACCGTTTTCGTGACCGGGTGGTCTTTCCGATTCGCGATATACGCGGCCGAACTCTGGGATTTGGCGGCCGAGTGCTGGGTGATGCCAAGCCCAAGTATCTCAATTCTCCCGAGACTCCTGTGTTTCACAAGGGGCGGGAGTTGTACGGTCTGTATGAGGCGCGTCAGGCCAATCATCGGCTCGAGCGCTTGCTGATCGTTGAAGGTTACATGGATGTGGTGGCATTGGCTCAGTTCGGCATCGTCAATGCGGTGGCGACCCTGGGAACCGCTACTACCGAAGATCACCTGCAGCGCCTGTTTCGTCTGGTGGGTGAAGTCGTATTCTGCTTCGATGGCGACAAGGCGGGGCGTCAGGCGGCGGCCAGAGCCCTGGAGACGGTGCTGCCGCAGATGATTGACGGCCGTCAGGCGCGTTTCCTGTTTCTCCCCGAGGGGGAGGATCCGGACACCCTGGTGCGCAAGGAGGGAGCCAAGGCCTTCGAGGATCGTATCACTTGTGCCAGCCCGCTGTCGGAGTTCCTCTTCGATCAGGCTGCCCAGGGACGTGATCTGGCTCGTGTTGAAGATCGCGAGCGTTATGCCAGCCAGGTGCTTGCCGCTATCGAAAGGCTTCCGCAAGGCGTGCTCAAGTCACTGATGCTGACGGAACTATCGCGTCGCACCGGAGTCGATGAATCACGCTTCGAGGCGTTGATGGCGAGCCATCAGCGCCAGCCAGAAGCTATGACGGGTGTTGATGCTGCACCGGCAGAAGAAGGGCTTGTTTTCGAGGAGCCCATATCGGGCGGCGGCGAAGGCGTAGCTCCGTCAGGCATGTCGCGCGGCAAGCGCCAAGGGGCTGGGCTGGGGTTGATGGCTCGAGCCTTGCAGTTGCTTGTGCATGAGCCACGCTTGTTTGAGAGCCTGCCCGAGGACGATGGCTGGTGTATGGGCGATGATGATGACAGTCGCTTGTGTCGCGAAGTCATTGGGTTGCTCAGGGCCGGAGGCTATGCCAGTGCACAAGTGTTGTTGATGCACTTCCATGGCAGCCAGGACGGTGAGCGCCTGGCTGCGCTGGCACGACGGGAACTGTTGATTCCTGTTGCCGCCCGGAGAGCAGAGTTGGAAGGCCTGGTGGAATACTTCCGTCGCCGCCAGCGCCAACGCTCTCCGGAAGAGGAGTTGGATGCGCTATTGGCCAAGGATCGTGCCGGCGAGCGCCTTGGTCGCGAGGAACGTGAGCGACTGATGGCTCTGTTGACGGAAGTCAGGGGTTGA
- the rpoD gene encoding RNA polymerase sigma factor RpoD: MAGNAQQQSRLKELIARGKEQGYLTYAEVNDHLPEDIADPDQVEDIIGMINDMGISVVEEAPDEDTLMMSDHSTDESAAEEAVAALAAVESDVGRTTDPVRMYMREMGTVELLTREGEIEIAKRIEEGTREVMSALAYLPGAVESILDAYDATQDEEAPGRLSDLFSGFIDPDEGIPGVAEADLPEESETASVDDDSDDDDDAAEEDDAGGGPDPEEARARFEQIREQMAAVSSIIESKGRGSAEAQEELARLAELFSPIKLVPKHFERLVGQVRISVEQVRAQEKTVMQLLVKKAKVPRKTFIKVFPGNESRLDWLDDFIAANARYAEGLEELRADVQRAQRKIAFEEEMVCLPVSEIKEVNRRLSIGEAKARRAKKEMVEANLRLVISIAKKYTNRGLQFLDLIQEGNIGLMKAVDKFEYRRGYKFSTYATWWIRQAITRSIADQARTIRIPVHMIETINKLNRVSRQMLQEMGREPTPEELGERLEMPEDKVRKVLKIAKEPISMETPIGDDDDSHLGDFIEDATMILPIDSATGEGLVEATRNVLGGLTAREAKVLRMRFGIDMNTDHTLEEVGKQFDVTRERIRQIEAKALRKLRHPTRSEPLRSFLDE, encoded by the coding sequence ATGGCTGGAAATGCGCAGCAGCAGTCACGTCTGAAGGAGTTGATCGCGCGCGGCAAGGAACAGGGTTACCTGACCTATGCCGAGGTCAACGACCACCTTCCCGAAGATATTGCCGATCCAGATCAGGTCGAAGATATCATCGGCATGATCAATGACATGGGTATCAGCGTTGTCGAAGAGGCTCCCGATGAAGATACCCTGATGATGTCGGACCATTCAACCGACGAATCCGCTGCCGAGGAGGCCGTGGCAGCACTGGCAGCAGTAGAGAGTGACGTGGGCCGCACCACCGACCCGGTACGCATGTACATGCGTGAGATGGGAACGGTGGAACTGCTGACCCGCGAAGGCGAGATCGAGATTGCCAAACGTATCGAGGAAGGTACCCGCGAGGTGATGTCCGCGCTGGCCTACCTGCCTGGAGCGGTAGAGTCCATCCTCGATGCCTATGATGCGACTCAGGATGAAGAAGCACCTGGCCGTCTGTCTGACCTGTTCTCCGGTTTCATCGACCCCGACGAGGGAATTCCTGGTGTGGCCGAGGCTGATCTCCCCGAGGAAAGCGAGACTGCCTCCGTGGACGATGATAGCGATGACGACGACGATGCCGCCGAAGAAGATGACGCTGGTGGTGGCCCCGATCCGGAAGAGGCTCGCGCCCGTTTTGAGCAGATTCGTGAGCAGATGGCGGCTGTAAGCTCCATCATCGAATCCAAGGGGCGTGGGTCTGCCGAGGCCCAGGAAGAGCTGGCGCGTCTGGCCGAGCTGTTTTCCCCGATCAAGCTGGTACCCAAGCATTTCGAGCGTCTGGTGGGGCAGGTGCGCATCAGCGTTGAGCAGGTTCGTGCTCAGGAAAAGACGGTGATGCAGCTGCTGGTCAAGAAGGCCAAGGTCCCGCGCAAGACCTTCATCAAGGTCTTTCCTGGTAATGAGTCCCGGCTTGACTGGCTGGATGACTTCATCGCCGCCAATGCCCGTTATGCTGAGGGGCTGGAGGAGTTGCGCGCGGACGTCCAGCGTGCCCAGCGCAAGATCGCCTTCGAAGAGGAGATGGTCTGCCTGCCGGTCAGCGAGATCAAGGAAGTCAACCGTCGACTGTCGATTGGTGAAGCCAAGGCTCGTCGGGCCAAGAAGGAGATGGTCGAGGCCAACCTGCGCCTGGTAATCTCCATTGCCAAGAAGTACACCAACCGTGGCCTGCAGTTCCTGGACCTGATTCAGGAAGGCAACATCGGTCTGATGAAGGCAGTCGACAAGTTCGAATACCGTCGTGGCTACAAGTTCTCGACCTATGCCACCTGGTGGATTCGTCAGGCGATCACTCGCTCCATTGCTGACCAGGCGCGTACCATTCGTATTCCGGTACACATGATCGAGACGATCAACAAGCTCAACCGCGTTTCCCGTCAGATGCTGCAGGAAATGGGGCGTGAGCCGACTCCGGAAGAGTTGGGTGAGCGTCTGGAAATGCCGGAAGACAAGGTGCGGAAAGTACTCAAGATTGCCAAGGAACCGATCTCCATGGAGACGCCCATTGGTGATGATGACGACTCGCACCTGGGTGACTTCATCGAGGACGCTACCATGATCCTGCCGATCGACTCGGCGACGGGCGAGGGGCTGGTCGAAGCGACCCGCAACGTTCTAGGTGGCCTGACCGCACGTGAAGCCAAGGTGTTGCGCATGCGCTTCGGTATTGACATGAATACCGATCACACCCTGGAAGAGGTCGGCAAGCAGTTTGACGTTACTCGTGAGCGTATCCGCCAGATCGAAGCCAAGGCGTTGCGTAAACTGCGTCATCCAACACGTTCAGAGCCGCTGCGGTCTTTCCTCGACGAATGA
- a CDS encoding LysR substrate-binding domain-containing protein codes for MSRLLNAQTHAWLKGFAVSARHLSFTRAAEELHVTTGAVSQQIKQLEDRLGFKLFLRLPRRLELTEEGKRLAAVVEDAYQSVGLEVNRLRSGVMSGVIRLRSVPSFLNKWLMPRLPRLQARFPDIELHITSEDSNISLRDGNFDLAIDLNDGQYPGLTITPLMEERIFPVCSPGLLRGRPPLRKPEDLAWYPLLHDITAWRGSHEYGEWHHYLSAIGAPPINLERGYTFNRNHLTMAAAIAGMGVAIARETLITSELDSGALIAPFRTRVDTGKHYGIVHSSGALDDRRVRAVHDWIVEEAQR; via the coding sequence ATGAGTCGCCTGCTTAATGCCCAGACCCACGCCTGGCTGAAAGGCTTTGCCGTGAGTGCTCGCCATCTTTCCTTTACTCGTGCAGCCGAGGAACTGCACGTGACGACGGGCGCCGTCAGCCAACAGATCAAGCAACTGGAAGATCGCCTTGGGTTCAAGCTGTTTCTGCGCTTGCCACGCAGGCTGGAACTGACAGAGGAAGGCAAACGCCTGGCGGCAGTGGTGGAAGATGCCTATCAGTCCGTAGGGCTTGAAGTGAACCGCTTGCGCAGTGGCGTCATGAGCGGTGTGATTCGATTACGCTCAGTACCGTCTTTCCTCAACAAGTGGCTGATGCCGCGCTTACCGCGCTTGCAGGCGCGCTTCCCCGACATCGAGCTGCATATCACCTCTGAAGATAGCAACATCTCCCTGCGTGACGGCAATTTTGACCTGGCCATCGATCTCAACGATGGCCAATATCCAGGGTTGACCATCACCCCCCTGATGGAGGAACGCATCTTCCCGGTATGCTCGCCTGGCCTTTTACGCGGTCGCCCCCCCTTGCGCAAACCCGAGGACCTGGCCTGGTACCCACTCCTGCATGACATTACCGCCTGGCGTGGCAGCCATGAATATGGCGAGTGGCACCACTATCTCTCAGCCATTGGCGCCCCACCCATCAACCTGGAACGTGGTTATACCTTCAACCGCAATCACCTGACCATGGCAGCAGCCATTGCCGGCATGGGGGTCGCCATTGCCCGGGAAACACTGATCACAAGCGAGCTGGATAGCGGCGCACTTATTGCCCCTTTCCGCACCCGCGTCGACACTGGTAAGCACTATGGTATTGTCCATTCCAGTGGCGCCCTGGATGACCGCCGAGTCAGAGCCGTACACGACTGGATCGTGGAAGAAGCACAACGCTGA
- a CDS encoding L-serine ammonia-lyase produces MAISVFDLFKIGIGPSSSHTVGPMRAAYDFVAGLRRDELLERVAGVEVHLYGSLSATGKGHATDRATLMGLMGERPDTIDPAIVGPCIEELLESQTLMLGGHVTVPFVWARDLLWHEENLPYHPNAMTLVAKGHGEELRRETYYSIGGGFVIDEAQAQEGSLDTDHTALPYDFNSGAELMALCRLHDMSISQLMMENEKAWRPEAEIRAGLWDIWQAMQACVERGVQNEGILPGGLNVKRRAAALYRRLEAMSDDAGLIASTFSAMDWVNVYALAVNEENAAGGRMVTAPTNGAAGIIPAVLHYYMKFQPGACEKDVVNFLLTAAAVGILCKKNASISGAEVGCQGEVGSACAMAAAGLAEVMGGSVPQVENAAEIGLEHNLGLTCDPVGGLVQVPCIERNAIASVKAINAALMACRGDGDHFISLDQAIRTMRDTGADMQEKYKETSRGGLAVNAIEC; encoded by the coding sequence ATGGCGATCAGCGTGTTCGACTTGTTCAAGATCGGTATCGGACCGTCCAGTTCTCACACTGTGGGGCCGATGAGGGCGGCATATGACTTCGTCGCTGGCCTGCGTCGCGATGAATTGCTTGAGCGTGTTGCCGGTGTTGAAGTACATCTTTATGGCTCGTTGTCTGCTACCGGCAAGGGCCACGCCACTGATCGTGCGACGCTCATGGGATTGATGGGTGAGCGTCCCGATACGATTGATCCCGCTATTGTCGGTCCCTGCATCGAGGAACTGCTTGAAAGCCAGACGTTGATGCTGGGTGGGCATGTAACCGTGCCTTTTGTTTGGGCTCGTGACTTGCTGTGGCACGAAGAAAACCTGCCTTACCATCCCAATGCCATGACGCTGGTCGCCAAGGGGCATGGCGAAGAGTTGCGTCGTGAAACTTATTATTCCATCGGTGGTGGCTTTGTCATCGATGAGGCTCAGGCCCAGGAAGGCTCCCTGGATACTGACCATACGGCGTTGCCGTATGACTTCAACAGCGGCGCCGAGCTGATGGCCCTGTGTCGTCTGCACGACATGTCAATCAGCCAGCTAATGATGGAGAACGAAAAGGCCTGGCGCCCGGAAGCTGAAATACGCGCAGGCCTATGGGATATCTGGCAGGCCATGCAGGCATGTGTCGAACGGGGCGTCCAAAATGAAGGCATTCTGCCTGGTGGCCTCAACGTCAAGCGTCGTGCTGCCGCTCTCTATCGTCGCCTGGAAGCCATGTCCGATGATGCCGGCCTGATTGCTTCCACGTTCTCGGCGATGGATTGGGTCAATGTCTACGCGCTGGCGGTGAATGAAGAAAATGCTGCTGGCGGACGTATGGTGACTGCACCGACCAACGGCGCAGCAGGGATCATCCCGGCAGTGCTGCATTACTACATGAAGTTTCAGCCTGGCGCATGCGAGAAGGATGTGGTCAATTTCCTGCTTACTGCTGCCGCCGTCGGGATTCTGTGCAAGAAGAACGCTTCCATTTCCGGGGCAGAGGTCGGCTGCCAGGGAGAAGTCGGCTCGGCCTGCGCCATGGCAGCGGCAGGGCTGGCGGAGGTCATGGGAGGAAGTGTTCCCCAGGTGGAGAATGCTGCTGAGATCGGCCTGGAGCATAACCTTGGCCTGACCTGTGATCCGGTTGGTGGCCTGGTTCAGGTTCCCTGTATCGAGCGCAATGCAATTGCCTCGGTAAAAGCCATCAATGCCGCATTGATGGCGTGCCGAGGAGATGGCGATCATTTTATATCTCTGGATCAGGCGATTCGTACCATGCGTGATACCGGCGCCGATATGCAGGAGAAATACAAGGAAACTTCGCGAGGCGGCCTGGCGGTAAATGCCATCGAATGTTGA
- a CDS encoding sulfotransferase — protein sequence MALAALIAGLVAFVMVLRVLAAERHALQVIKVAQDAMGVITDPDLSDDIKEKSIQRASLSLMKTFFILLAIGVAACVAAALFVLAGDALDLFTTDQVMAIATSWSFILWSSVGAIVLWVLSGKLKKRSPQADTETAEDATASREEVPYSAIDKALHNYAFSSPSRQIALSSFEDKLWKRTLAETQVGKPVFVTSLPRAGTTILLELLARQEEFASASYRNMPFTMSPLLWGRFSSMFRKKGEKSERAHGDGIAVDFDSPEAFEEMVWMAFWREHYTDKGIKLWGAEDRNPEFEEFLSRHMRKIVASVPGSQRYVSKNNANIARLPLLDAAFPEAQIVIPVRDPASQISSLMRQHQRFADLHSRDRFARQYMEGIGHFEFGAALRPIAFPGAPQGTEGAEHADYWLRYWIAAYEHVLSTAPAESAFVDHAALSRDPETQLPMLAEVLGVEHREAFNAASEMFRAPGASPELPNASADLVQRANDLYAQLQERAL from the coding sequence ATGGCGCTTGCTGCATTGATTGCAGGGCTTGTTGCCTTTGTCATGGTGTTGCGTGTGCTGGCAGCAGAGCGCCATGCCTTGCAGGTGATAAAGGTGGCCCAGGATGCAATGGGCGTGATCACGGATCCCGATCTGAGTGATGACATCAAGGAAAAGAGCATTCAGCGTGCGTCCCTTTCCTTGATGAAAACGTTCTTCATTCTTTTGGCCATTGGCGTGGCAGCCTGTGTGGCTGCTGCGCTGTTTGTTCTGGCTGGAGATGCGCTTGACCTGTTCACTACAGATCAAGTGATGGCGATTGCCACCAGTTGGTCATTCATCCTGTGGTCTTCCGTGGGTGCCATTGTGCTTTGGGTTCTCAGTGGCAAATTGAAGAAACGAAGCCCGCAAGCGGACACTGAAACGGCAGAAGATGCCACGGCTTCTCGTGAAGAAGTACCGTATTCCGCGATTGACAAGGCGTTGCATAACTACGCCTTTTCCTCACCATCTCGTCAGATCGCGCTATCGTCGTTCGAAGACAAGCTTTGGAAGCGTACGCTAGCCGAGACCCAAGTGGGCAAGCCGGTCTTCGTGACCTCGCTGCCGCGTGCCGGGACGACCATCCTTCTGGAACTGCTGGCCCGCCAGGAGGAGTTTGCCTCGGCTTCCTATCGCAACATGCCATTCACCATGTCGCCATTATTATGGGGACGTTTTTCGAGCATGTTCCGCAAGAAGGGCGAAAAGTCCGAGCGTGCGCATGGCGATGGGATTGCAGTGGACTTCGATAGTCCAGAAGCCTTCGAGGAAATGGTCTGGATGGCTTTCTGGCGTGAACATTACACTGACAAGGGCATCAAGCTCTGGGGGGCAGAAGATCGCAACCCTGAATTCGAAGAGTTTCTTTCTCGACATATGCGCAAGATCGTGGCCAGTGTGCCTGGTTCGCAGCGTTATGTATCGAAGAACAATGCAAATATTGCTCGCTTGCCACTACTGGATGCCGCGTTTCCCGAGGCCCAGATAGTGATCCCCGTGCGCGATCCTGCGTCACAGATTTCATCATTGATGCGCCAGCACCAGCGCTTTGCTGATCTTCACTCGCGTGATCGTTTTGCCCGGCAGTACATGGAAGGGATTGGACATTTCGAGTTTGGTGCCGCACTGCGCCCCATTGCCTTTCCTGGGGCTCCGCAAGGTACAGAAGGTGCTGAGCATGCTGATTACTGGCTGCGTTACTGGATCGCGGCTTATGAACATGTGTTGAGCACGGCTCCTGCTGAGTCTGCCTTTGTTGACCATGCTGCACTGAGCCGCGACCCAGAGACTCAGTTGCCGATGCTTGCTGAGGTGCTGGGGGTTGAGCATCGTGAGGCTTTCAATGCGGCCTCTGAGATGTTCCGGGCACCTGGTGCTTCTCCTGAACTGCCCAATGCTTCTGCCGACTTGGTGCAGCGCGCCAATGATCTTTATGCACAACTCCAGGAACGGGCTCTTTGA
- a CDS encoding arylsulfotransferase family protein, protein MKSSFSDRIGSIVFIVSLVVIAVIYGAFAAWRNWFPAPQVELAQRTLTDIAKNWKNDYGLEPTRHLVDPGGADTDTGPDRSESGKFSADGYVLIAGLNENQDESFHVVRLFDNDGNEVFRWPVHYDKLDTEHEPQNVMLHGMEVMEDGSLILTFDAGNAIARIDACGEPMWVQNGAYHHSITRDGEGHIVTPFKDGVAWLDEDTGDVLKRLDIKEDMVPANGGMQQAMLDIRTRTPESASEKIRRLPDPFHINDAEPLRADMADAFPMFEAGDVLLSMRELNLITVVDPDTGRMKWWHYGPWFKQHDPDFEPDGTITVFDNATGSGATKIRQIRPSEQGREAVETVFTGSDQVPFYSWRRGKHQTLPDGNILLTEAEGGRVLEVSPQGELIWDKPMVWDEKNNLITTEARFVPKDFFTNGVPSCNSK, encoded by the coding sequence GTGAAATCGTCTTTTTCTGACCGTATAGGTTCTATTGTCTTCATTGTGTCGTTGGTCGTCATTGCTGTGATTTATGGCGCTTTCGCGGCCTGGCGCAACTGGTTTCCTGCTCCACAGGTCGAGCTTGCACAGCGCACACTGACCGATATCGCCAAGAACTGGAAGAATGACTATGGCCTGGAGCCGACCCGGCATCTTGTGGACCCGGGTGGTGCTGATACCGATACCGGACCGGATCGCAGTGAATCCGGAAAGTTCTCGGCGGATGGCTATGTGCTCATCGCTGGCCTGAACGAGAACCAGGATGAGTCATTCCACGTGGTCCGCCTGTTCGATAACGACGGCAACGAGGTGTTCCGTTGGCCGGTTCATTACGACAAGCTTGATACCGAGCATGAACCGCAGAATGTCATGTTGCATGGCATGGAGGTCATGGAAGATGGCTCGCTGATCCTGACTTTCGATGCCGGTAATGCCATTGCCCGAATCGATGCCTGTGGTGAACCGATGTGGGTGCAGAACGGTGCTTACCACCATTCCATTACCCGCGATGGTGAAGGGCATATCGTGACCCCGTTTAAAGATGGCGTGGCATGGCTCGATGAAGACACCGGAGATGTTCTGAAACGGCTGGATATCAAAGAGGACATGGTTCCTGCGAATGGTGGTATGCAGCAGGCCATGCTCGATATCCGTACTCGCACCCCTGAAAGCGCGAGTGAGAAAATCCGCCGTCTGCCCGATCCATTTCATATCAATGATGCCGAACCTCTGCGTGCAGATATGGCAGATGCCTTCCCGATGTTCGAAGCAGGCGATGTCTTGCTCAGTATGCGTGAGTTGAATCTCATCACTGTTGTTGATCCCGATACCGGGCGAATGAAGTGGTGGCACTATGGCCCCTGGTTCAAGCAGCACGACCCGGATTTCGAGCCTGATGGCACCATCACTGTATTCGACAATGCGACAGGTTCAGGGGCTACCAAGATTCGTCAGATCCGTCCCAGCGAGCAAGGGAGGGAGGCTGTCGAAACCGTCTTCACTGGTTCCGATCAGGTGCCGTTCTATAGCTGGCGTCGCGGCAAGCATCAGACCTTGCCGGATGGCAATATCCTGCTTACCGAAGCGGAAGGTGGTCGTGTCCTGGAGGTATCGCCGCAAGGTGAGTTGATCTGGGACAAGCCGATGGTCTGGGATGAGAAGAACAACCTGATCACCACCGAGGCTCGCTTTGTGCCGAAGGATTTCTTCACCAACGGCGTACCGAGCTGCAACAGCAAATAG